TATCACATTTGCAAAACGCCATTCGGCTGGAGAAGGTCTCCCATGCTTATATCTTTTCCGGAGAACGCGGAACAGGCAAAAATCTGTTAGCATCCCTCTTTGCCATGACATTGCAGTGTGAAGAGCATGGTACCAGCCCTTGTATGAAGTGTGAATCCTGTAAGAAAGCTTTGAGCAAGAACCATCCGGACATTATCAGCATTACGCACGAGAAACCAAATTCCATTGGTATAGAGGAAATCCGGGAGCAGTTGATTAACGATGTAGAAATTCGTCCATATAGCGGTCCTTTTAAGATATATATAATCAATGAAGCTCAGAAATTAACGTTGCAGGCACAAAACGCACTTTTGAAAACAATAGAGGAGCCGCCTGCTTATGCGGTCATTATATTGCTGACGGATAATTTGGACATCCTTTTACCAACAATTACATCCAGATGTGTGACTTTGGGATTAAAACCTGTATCTGATAATATGGTGAAGACCTATTTGATGGATCAGATGAATATCCCTGATTACCAGGCAGAAGTTGACGCGTCATTTGCACAGGGGAATATAGGAAAAG
The window above is part of the Novisyntrophococcus fermenticellae genome. Proteins encoded here:
- a CDS encoding DNA polymerase III subunit, whose protein sequence is MLGFDGVVGHEEIISHLQNAIRLEKVSHAYIFSGERGTGKNLLASLFAMTLQCEEHGTSPCMKCESCKKALSKNHPDIISITHEKPNSIGIEEIREQLINDVEIRPYSGPFKIYIINEAQKLTLQAQNALLKTIEEPPAYAVIILLTDNLDILLPTITSRCVTLGLKPVSDNMVKTYLMDQMNIPDYQAEVDASFAQGNIGKAKRAATSAEFSELMQNALKILKSSKEMQLYELIAVMKEMSQEKQNIYDYLDLFAMWFRDVLLFKATREVDNLVFKQEINHIKERAQVSSYEGLERIIDGIQTAGIRLRANVNFDLTMELLFLTIREN